The sequence ATAATtctaaatatatgatttataaatgaaaatcgATCAAATATTGATTTGACTTAGATACCTGAGGAACGGACTTCAAAAGCTTAGAGGTCaagaaaaagacaaaatcaGTGATGAGGCCGTCTCGGTCTCTTGTGAGACGCGTTCTCACGATTCCAGGATGAACACAGTTTGCAGTTACATTAGCATCCATTTTCTATACAGTGATTAGTCAAATTATCAGAAGTCATATTATattgttagaaaaaaataagttaATAAAAGGGTTTTAATGACTAACTACATGGAGAATCCGGGAAAGCTGTTAGCTTTAGAGCCTTCAACAGCTTCTGTGATAGCTTCAAGTATTTCTATCTGGTTGTCATTAAGCCATAAATCTTCCAGCCTACAGGTAAAGGAAAAGTCAGAacgtaaacaaacaaaaaatcaccaaaataaaaaagtcagTCCTGAAGAAAAGGAAAAGTAAAATACTTTGTGAGGCTCTGAATGTCATCAACTGATGTGAGCTTGTTGTTCAACACGTCTAATACCCGTAGGTTAACCAACGCACTCAAGCCTTCCATTTTTGAGATACCATTATGGCTCAGATACAACTCTGCAAGAGCAACACAGTCCTgtccatatatttttttcaatgcATCAGATTTAGTAAAATGATGGTAAGAGTAAAACAACACACACCTCAAATCCTTTCATAGAGGTCAATTGATTGCTCTGCAAGCTAATCTTTTTAATACATCTGAGCCCACACAAGTTCACAACTTTGATACGGTTTCTTCCCAGCCACAACTCTTCTAACTTTGTCAAGCTCTCCATATTCACCATCACCTGAATAAATCTCAATGCTTTCATATTCATTGCTAAAACATTGTAAAGTAATCAGGACAAATCCAAACCCGCAATCTATTGGACCCTAGCTCAAGAATCTGCAAGTCGTGCAAGTGTTCAATTTCCATAATCTTGTAAACTTCATTCTTAGACACATAGAGCTCCTTCAACGTGCTAGAGGCCTTTGATAATCCTTCGCACGAAGTGATTTCATTGAAAGATACGTCAAAGACCAAAAGCCTTGAGAATATGCTTATATCTGGTACTTCCGCTAGCTTGTTATCTCTGAGAATCAGCTTCTACATATACAAATGACGATCAATCTTAAGGCCTCGAGAGATCATATTCGTGAAATTCGCAGAATCAGAGAGTGGATGATAATAATCACCTCGAGATCGGACAACGCGTCCCGGCGAGAGAGAGGCTCGACGGCGGAGTCTTCGATTAGGTTTTGGCGAAGAGAAAGCTTCTTGAGCATAGAGAGGTGAGCGATCCTCGAGTCCAGTTCTGATAAACGGTTCACCGTGAGATCCAGGTCAGTTAGCGTCGGAGGTAACTCAATTGAATCGAGATGTAGTGGAGTATTGATTGTGGGGGTTCTGGATCGGGAGAACTGAAACGATGGTGAAagaaggtgaagaagaagagcacGAAGCGAGAGCCTCATGATATACATCTTGCGtcgaagttttttttattttatttgccaGCGTGTATTATTGGAATGTTTTGATTGGTCTAATATATTATCCTACGTGGACAGGATAGAAacactccatattcactttttagtataggatagatTGTTACGAAACAAGTGATAAGTTTTGTTACGAAACCCAGCGTTTAGGAAAGTTacttaaaaaagataaaactcCGCGTTCAGATAACTGACtagacatttttttttccttgaaaCTACCCGTTGTTTAGCCTATTTAAACGAAGACAACATGACGTTTTCAAACTCCACGCGGGAATTACGGAGATCTCATCCAACGACATTTCGtttgttatttttcttctcaaacacgtttatccaaaaaaaattgaataagaaAAAAGAGAGGGGAGGAAATAAGCCGTCGTGATCGGCGGACGAGTCTGCGTCCGCGTCACCGTTATCACCCTCTCTTATCTCGTCGCGATTCTCTACGCAatcaatccaaaaaaaaattaagaaaaaacattctccatttattattatttttttaaattttcatccCTCTTTGATTTCTTCTCtgtttccaaagtaaacacgtTTCTTCTTGCTTCTCTGATTCTGGACCTACCGCTCAGGTAATTTCGTTATTTTTCTGGGCTTTCGATAACTGTGTTCGTGATTGATCTCTGGGTTTTCTCTGCCCGATTCAAATTTCTGAGCTTTTTGATCATTCGCTGAGAATATTCTGAGTTTATGATCTTGTCGGAAAATCTTCTGTTTTTATCCACCCTGTCGCGATTAGAAGCTCTTGTTTCAGGTTTCAGCGCAAAAATGATTATACTTGCTTTTAAAAATCAGTTTCATTTGCTTCATTAGATCAAAACTCTGTTTCTCTGTATAATACTCTGTTTCAATGGATAATACTCAAATTTTCTGATTTGAAACTCTTGTTTCAGGTTTTACAAGCAAAAAGGATCATACTttgctttgaaaaaaaaaaacagttttatttttttgattagaTCAAAACTATGTTTCTATGTACAACTCTGTTCTCTGTATAATACTCTGTTTCTGTGCAAAAACTCACATTTTCTGATTTGAAGATCTTTTTCATGTTTTACAAGCAAAAAGGATcatactttgttttttttttaaattgtttaattTGCTTGATTACATCAAAACTCTGTTTCTCTGCACAACTCTGTTTCTATGTACAACTCTGTTTCTCTGTATAATACTCTGTTTCTATGGATAATACTCAaagtttctgattttttttcttgtcttttcagttGAAAACATTAATCATCTCCAATGGATCACATAAGTAACGAGGCCAATGTCGATCCCTTTTCAATCGGACCTACATCCCTCATCGGCCGCACCATCGCCTTCAGAGTCCTCTTCTGCAAATCAATGCTCCAGCTCAGACGCGACCTCTTCCGCTTCTTGCTTCATTGGTTCCTTACACTTAAGCCTTCCGTCTCACCCTTTGTATCCTGGTTCCACCCCCGGAACCCTCAAGGGATCTTAGCGGTCGTCACAATCATCGCCTTCGTGTTGAAGCGTTACACCAACGTGAAGAAGAAGGCGGAGATGGTTTACTGGAGGAACTTCTGGAGGAACACGATGCGCGCGGCTTTGACTTACGAGGAATGGGCTCACGCCGCTAAGATGCTGGAGAAGGAGACGCCGAAGATGAACGAATCTGATCTCTACGACGAAGAGTTGGTTAAAAACAAGCTTCGGGAGCTTTGTCATCGTCGCCGAGAAGGTTGTCTTAGAGACATCATGTTCTGTATGAGAGCTGATCTTGTCAGGAACCTCGGTAACATGTGTAACTCGGAGTTACATCAAGGGAGGCTTCAGGTTCCGAGGCTTATTAAAGAGTATATCAACGAGGTCTCTACTCAGTTGAGAATGGTTTGCTCCTCTGAGTCATTAGAGGAGCTTTCTTTAGAAGAGAAGCTTTCTTTCATGCACGAGACACGTCACGCCTTTGGTAGAACGGCTTTGCTTCTCAGCGGTGGGGCTTCTCTAGGCGCGTTTCATGTCGGTGTGGTTAGGACTCTGGTGGAGCATAAGCTCTTACCTCGGATTATTGCTGGCTCTAGCGTTGGTTCCATAATCTGTTCAATCGTAGCCACGAGGTCTTGGCCCGAGCTACAGAGTTTCTTTGAGAACTCATTGCACTCACTACAGTTCTTTGATCAGCTAGGAAGCGTTTTCACGATCGTTAAAAGAGTCATGACGCAAGGCGCGTTACACGATATAAGACAGTTGCAATGCATGCTTAGGAACCTCACGTTCAATCTCACGTTCCAAGAGGCTTATGATATAACAGGGAGGATCCTAGCGATAACGGTTTGCTCCCCAAGGAAGCATGAGCCGCCTCGGTGTCTTAACTACTTGACTTCGCCTCATGTGGTTATATGGAGTGCGGTTACTGCTTCTTGTGCTTTTCCTGGTCTCTTTGAAGCTCAGGAGCTTATGGCTAAAGATAGAAGTGGAGAGATTGTGCCGTATCATCCACCTTTTAATTTGGATCCTGAAGAAGGTACTGAACCATATGCACGCAGGTGGAGAGATGGGAGTTTGGAGGTTGATTTGCCGATGATGCAGCTTAAGGAGCTCTTCAATGTTAATCATTTTATTGTGAGCCAAGCTAATCCTCACATTGTTCCGTTACTGCGTATTAAGGATATAGTTCGAGCTTATGGTGGTAGATTCGCAGCAAAGGTATGTTTATATGATGTCTCATTAGGCCTAGGTACATTTATCCGGAACTAAAGAACCGAGATAACAGAAACCAATATAACcgcatatattttatatttttgaaaccgacaaaccgaaaccgaaccgattggtaggtgaatttttaaaatacagatTATATACCTAAAATATCAATTATATTTGGtttctaaataaccaaatatttttaaaatactatttataaactgAAATCCGAAATATCTATATATCCCGAAATATTTAACATTATCTGAATTTTCAAACATTTTTATCCAAACAACCTAAATTACCTAATATTTAACCTGAAAAACCTGAATTATCTCATATTATCTGAAATTTTCCAAAAGGAACTGAGCTAAACCCATATTTTTGTAGATATTATCCGGTTTTTAACTTTGTAaccaaaatgattttttttttttgtaaataaccgAATTTCCTCAGTTTTGTTCCGGTCCCTTTTGTTATAACCGCTCTACTTGTCTTACCTTTTTAGCTTGCGCATCTAGTGGAGATGGAGGTTAAACATAGATGCAACCAAGTACTAGAACTTGGCTTTCCACTCGGTGGACTCGCAAAGCTTTTTGCTCAGGAGTGGGAAGGTGATGTAACAGTTGTAATGCCTGCCACTCTTGCTCAGGTTCTGATCCATGTTGAACTATGTTTGGTTAGAATTAGAGAGCTTGGACTTGCTAGATTCTTATTGTGTTGTGTGTCTTGTGCAGTACTCAAAGATTATACAAAACCCTACTCATGTGGAGCTTCAAAAAGCGGCTAACCAAGGAAGGAGATGCACTTGGGAGAAGCTATCAGCCATAAAAGCAAACTGTGGGATCGAGCTTGCGCTTGATGAGTGTGTAACTAATCTTAACCATATGCGTAGGCTCAACAGAAGCGCTGAGAGAGCCGCTGCTGCTGCTGGCACGTCCTCCTCGTCTCATCACGGATTAGCTTCAACCACAAGATTCAATGGTTCTAGAAGAATCCCATCTTGGAACGTAATTGCCAGAGAGAACTCAACGGGTTCACTCGATGAACTAGTCGCTGAGAGTAATCTCCACGCGTCTTCGGGCTGGAACTTGAGCGATAGTGAAACTGAGAGCGTGGAGTTGAGTTCTTGGACAAGGACTGGTGGACCTTTGATGAGAACAGCTTCTGCTAATAAGTTCATTGACTTCGTTCAGAGTCTTGATGTAGACATTGCACTAAGCAGAGGATTTAGTAGCAGCCCCACTTCTCCGGCGGTTCCTGGCCCATTTAGCCCAAGCTTTAGTCCAGATTCAAGATCCATGGACAACAATAACAACATGCTTGGAGCAAACACTTCAAGCATAATAGTTACTGAAGGTGATCTTCTACAGACTGAGAGGACGAGTAACGGTTTTGTGTTGAACGTTGTTAGAAGAGAGGACTTGGGAATGTCTATTGAGAATAAGAACACTGAGCTGCCAGAGAGTGTACAGCTCGATATACCTGACAAGGAGATGGATGATAGCTCTGTATCAGAACATGAAGTAGaccaagaagatgatgatgatgaagaacatGGCGGCTCGGATCCGGTTAACGTTTCTTGAGAAGATTCAGGTTTACAAGAACCGATGACTGGTAGTGTTATAGATGCTTAGACTGATTGATTGGAGTGAAATTCTTGTTCAACAAAGAGTTTGAAAATGTTTGTGATTTGTAAATAGTATAAGCCATAATGTGCATGttgtgtatgtatgtatgtttgCATTGATTATTGTTTGAAATTTGAATTATTCATTCGCAGAATTAAAATATTCTACTTATTTACGTTTTCTATTAGGCTTATTTGTGGAATAACCataaaaaaagggaaaattagATTCCTAATGAGAAAtgatagagagagataggaagagaaaagagGAGAGAGGGTGGGGTTGTGTTTATTTAGTGAATtctaatatttttgttgttcaTTTGTCCTAATTTCCCTTTCTATTATTAGAGATTATTGAAATGTGGCTGTTTcaagaaaaaacatatattatcttGCATCAAATTTCTGTGAATGTGGTCTTGTTTTGTTCCTATTGGTGGTAGAGCTTGAAACTAATTTCAATGGAAGcagaatataaataataatatattatgattattaaaaattagcttggataacaaatattttggaactgtaatatttaaaagaagtttatgatatattttattagtaCATCACGTCTCTGTTGTGGGtgcactctttttttttttttcttcttctttgtttgaaTGATCTTCTTGCCAACCTCGCAAGATTTGGGATTGTGCTTACAATAATCTCCAACAAGAATGGGACAAAGACAAACCAAGAAAACACAAACATGTGTGAACGCATAGTAAAAGAACCTCAAAAAGAGAAGTGAAAAGTCTTCTTTTCACATTTTAAAACTTCAGTTTCTGCAGTAACCCCTTCGTGAAGGAAGGTATAAAGATATAAACGAATAAATTGGAAAGTCagataaaaataactaaaagaaGAATATTTCATCTGCCACTGGCACAATTAATCACAGCTTATATAAGGAGAAGTATCTCACAAAAATGTTTTATCTTGTAACCAAACCAAGAATCATATTCCCGAATACACAATCCCCTTTTGTGCTAACTGAAAGAGCAAACACAAAGAGAAAAGCTTCTTCTGTAAGAAAAGATGCAGAAAGACATGGGAATCACAGAGGATCAACATCTTCCACAAGGTTTGTCTAAGGGATAGTAACGAATCACACATGTTTTTTGAAGCaaagtaaaatatttgtaaGTATACTCACTTCTCTAGTCAGGATATCCAGCTGCACAAAAAGTCTCTGAGAAACCAGGACAAGACGAGAAGAAGCCAAGGATTTTCGAGACAAAGCAGAAAGGAGACAGAGGCTTCATCGAAGGATGGTAAAAGGCTAAAAGCTAGAAGTAGCAAACAAgatcatttgttttttctttaagaaAACCAAAACTACATAATATCAGTTTAAAGGGTTTCTTGTAGCTAATAGCACATATCATAATTCATAACTGCATGGAAAATTTCAAGAACTCAACTAAAGAATACATTTAGTAAGTACTATGTTTCTGTTTCACCCTTGCGTATgtttttttccctttttttgcTTCCTCCTATGCAGTCTCGCTGCACTATGCTGCTGCTGGATTTGTGAAATGTGTTTCTaaggtaaagaagaagaacactACAGTGTGTCGAGCTTCCTTGTGTATCTATTAGTGTGAGAGATTGCAGGACTATATAGTAGACCAATCTAAAACTTCCTATACTATGTGTGTGATGTTTGTATGTATTGTAAGATTACAGGACTATATAGTAGCTTAATCTGAAACTTCATGTACTGTATGTGGTGTTTGTAGTTGTATGTATTGAAAGATGATTATTATACTAATAATGTAAAGGTGGCATATTTTCTGAGTTAGTACAAGATTGGTCAAAATTCAAACAAACTAGATTGATACTCACTCTATACAACCGGCTtaacattaaaagaaaaattcgataacaaaagttttacaGACCAGTCAAGAAAATGGGCCTTTACAAGTTTTACacacaagtttttaaaaaaaagtatcatACAAATGACACAATCACAATTGCTTCAAAATAATCTAttactaaaagtctaaaactaaATCTCTCCACACAAGagagaaaataatgtttttttgaaaaaaggcaTTCAAATTAAAGACATAAAAACACACAAAGTA comes from Brassica rapa cultivar Chiifu-401-42 chromosome A02, CAAS_Brap_v3.01, whole genome shotgun sequence and encodes:
- the LOC103850733 gene encoding protein phosphatase 1 regulatory inhibitor subunit PPP1R7 homolog isoform X1, which encodes MYIMRLSLRALLLHLLSPSFQFSRSRTPTINTPLHLDSIELPPTLTDLDLTVNRLSELDSRIAHLSMLKKLSLRQNLIEDSAVEPLSRRDALSDLEKLILRDNKLAEVPDISIFSRLLVFDVSFNEITSCEGLSKASSTLKELYVSKNEVYKIMEIEHLHDLQILELGSNRLRVMVNMESLTKLEELWLGRNRIKVVNLCGLRCIKKISLQSNQLTSMKGFEDCVALAELYLSHNGISKMEGLSALVNLRVLDVLNNKLTSVDDIQSLTKLEDLWLNDNQIEILEAITEAVEGSKANSFPGFSIKWMLM
- the LOC103850528 gene encoding triacylglycerol lipase SDP1, which gives rise to MDHISNEANVDPFSIGPTSLIGRTIAFRVLFCKSMLQLRRDLFRFLLHWFLTLKPSVSPFVSWFHPRNPQGILAVVTIIAFVLKRYTNVKKKAEMVYWRNFWRNTMRAALTYEEWAHAAKMLEKETPKMNESDLYDEELVKNKLRELCHRRREGCLRDIMFCMRADLVRNLGNMCNSELHQGRLQVPRLIKEYINEVSTQLRMVCSSESLEELSLEEKLSFMHETRHAFGRTALLLSGGASLGAFHVGVVRTLVEHKLLPRIIAGSSVGSIICSIVATRSWPELQSFFENSLHSLQFFDQLGSVFTIVKRVMTQGALHDIRQLQCMLRNLTFNLTFQEAYDITGRILAITVCSPRKHEPPRCLNYLTSPHVVIWSAVTASCAFPGLFEAQELMAKDRSGEIVPYHPPFNLDPEEGTEPYARRWRDGSLEVDLPMMQLKELFNVNHFIVSQANPHIVPLLRIKDIVRAYGGRFAAKLAHLVEMEVKHRCNQVLELGFPLGGLAKLFAQEWEGDVTVVMPATLAQYSKIIQNPTHVELQKAANQGRRCTWEKLSAIKANCGIELALDECVTNLNHMRRLNRSAERAAAAAGTSSSSHHGLASTTRFNGSRRIPSWNVIARENSTGSLDELVAESNLHASSGWNLSDSETESVELSSWTRTGGPLMRTASANKFIDFVQSLDVDIALSRGFSSSPTSPAVPGPFSPSFSPDSRSMDNNNNMLGANTSSIIVTEGDLLQTERTSNGFVLNVVRREDLGMSIENKNTELPESVQLDIPDKEMDDSSVSEHEVDQEDDDDEEHGGSDPVNVS
- the LOC103850733 gene encoding protein phosphatase 1 regulatory inhibitor subunit PPP1R7 homolog isoform X2; this translates as MYIMRLSLRALLLHLLSPSFQFSRSRTPTINTPLHLDSIELPPTLTDLDLTVNRLSELDSRIAHLSMLKKLSLRQNLIEDSAVEPLSRRDALSDLEKLILRDNKLAEVPDISIFSRLLVFDVSFNEITSCEGLSKASSTLKELYVSKNEVYKIMEIEHLHDLQILELGSNRLRVMVNMESLTKLEELWLGRNRIKVVNLCGLRCIKKISLQSNQLTSMKGFEDCVALAELYLSHNGISKMEGLSALVNLRVLDVLNNKLTSVDDIQSLTKLEDLWLNDNQIEILEAITEAVEGSKANSFPGFSM